The DNA sequence TCATGACCCTCTTTGCTCGTTTTTCCCTTTATTTAATTCTGATTATAGATACTTTAAGGGCCAAGCACAATCGTTTTTAGAGAGTTTCCACAAACCCCTAGTGGAGTAGCCATAAGGGGTATGTATACACAAAGTTATTGACATAAGCACAATAATTTGTTATAGTATGTGCATAAGTTTGGAGGAACTATGAAAGTATTACCCTATATTGCTGGATTTGCAGTAGTCGCTACCTCTGTTGTAGCTATCAACACCGCTTCTGCCAGTGCTATCACTGCTAACAACACCTGTGACATCCCCAAGACGATGCCCGCAGGCGTTAAGCCAGGCGACAAAATGGTTGTTTCTGGTAACAAAATCACTGCTACCTTTGAAGTAGTAGGCCAGAACTGTACCACCCCTGTTACACTTGCTGTCTGGAAGTCACCGACCCCTGATACTACACGTATTAACGAACAAGTCCTATTTGGCAGCAAAACATTGCCTGCCGTTGGACCTGGCACGCACACTATCACCATGACCCTGCCTGATGATTGTTATTTCCAGGCCGACCTGTTGGTAGGTGATAAAGACAAAGCCCCTGATGGCACCCCTAACTATGCTTATCAGAACGGTCAAATCTTGGCCCAGCATCCGCTGCGCGACTTTAAGTTCGGTGGCAAAAAGAACTGCCTGGTTCCACCACAACCACCAAAGACCCCTGAGGAACCTAAGTTCCCCGAAGGCGGACAGAAACCACAAGTCCAAGCCATACAGACAACCCCTATTGCAGCTACTACACCCGCCGTCCTACCTGAGACCGGTGCCGGTGCAGTTGCCGTTACCTTTGCCGGTGTTTCGACACTGGGTGGTGCAGTACATGCACTCATCCGTCGCTTCAAGCGCCAGTAAACGGTCCTCCAACACACTTGCAACAGCCCCAACCCGGGGCTGTTGTTTTTTGAGCGAGCTCAAGTACACTGTTTGTCATGAAGAACGAAGAACTGATTGTACTCCTAGACGAGCAAGGCAAGCCCATCGGGACAGCTCCCAAGCTGGCCTCGCATCATGCCAACACCCCTCTGCATGCCGCCTTTTCGTGCTATGTCTTTAACGACAAGGACGAGTTTTTAGTAACCCAGAGAGCACTGTCTAAAAAGGTCTGGCCTGGCGTCTGGACCAATAGCGTCTGCGGTCATCCCGGACCAGACGAAACGCACCAAGCGGCAATTGAGCGGCGAGCCCATGACGAACTAGGCGCAACACTCACTGATATACAGGTTATTTTGCCAGACTATCGCTATAAAACACCGGCATTTAACGGCATCGTGGAAAACGAGATATGTCCTGTTTTTACTGCGCGGCTGAAAGGGGGACTTGCTCCCAACCCAGAGGAAGTAGAGGATTACAGCTGGCTTACCTGGGCTGACTATAAAGCAGACTTGCAATCCCATGGAGAAAAATATTCCTATTGGGCAAAGGACCAACTAAAGCAGCTCGCAGAAAAGCAGTTGCCACCTCGGCGTTTCTCTTAGGAAGGCCTGTCAGGACGGCAAACAGCGGTGTCACTGTCAACAAACGCGCATTCTGCGCCTGCAGCGCCCGTGACAGATGCCACATCCCCATCGGGATCAATTCCAAGACAATTAAAGTCGGCAGCCCACTCACCGCCCGACAACACCATAAGCTGAGCAGCGACTTGAAGTTCGGTAGCAGTTGGGGGGCGTGGGAGTGAAAGTTGGCCACAATCCAATATAGTCATAGTGTCGACGCTAGTGTCGCGGGGAGTAACCGCGCCTTGCTCGGTTGGTTCGTTGGGGTTGCCAGCGATGAGCTGTCCTCCACCGTCGGCACAACCTTTTGCCGCTGGCGCTAGTGCTACGACACCCGCAAACACTATTGCACCGAAAACACGACGACCCCGCTTACGCGTAACGGTGTCTATGCCAGGCTCACCGGCGTAATCATGATCTCGGCGATAAATTGTCTGATGCAAGAACTTGAGATTTTGGACAGTATTGTGCCTTCGCATAATCGACAAATTATACATAAAAATAGCTTCTTTGTCATTAACTCATGACCTGTCAAGCGAGCCGCTGGCCCCAGCCTTATAGTCTGCAATGATTTTGGCGTGGTCAAAAGCCAGGTTGTCTGGGATCTGGTCTAGCGGCACCCATTTGACTTCTTCTATATCATCGCCAGGCCTGGGATCGCCCTGGGTTTCCGCTACGTACGCGACATTGACGGCTTGCTGGGGATGCCGGGCCGGGTCACTGTAGACGTTGATTATTCGCCAACTTGTTACTTTCAGCCCCGTTTCCTCAAAGACTTCCCTGACCAGGGCTTCCTCTAGCTTTTCGCCCCATTCTACATACCCGCCGATGGTAGCCCACTGGCCCTTGCAGGGCTCGGCCCCACGCTTGCCTAGCAAAATCTTTCCGTCACGCACTATGACCGCGTCTATTGAAAGGCCACGGTTTTTATATCGTCCGCACCGCGGACATGGTTGATCATCTGGTACCGACATATAAAAATCCTTTTACTGCCCCATTGTAACCTGTATATAATGCCGGCATGAACAACGCGCGCGCTGCCAAGCACAACGCTCGGTTAGCGCTGAGCGCTCAATTTCTTAGCAATTTTGCGTTTATTTTGCCGATTTGGTTGTTATACAGCGTAAACGAATTACACCTGAGTGCCGCTACCGCAACGGTAGTATTCATGTGCGTTTGGTTTACGGGTGGCATCCTAGAAATACCCACTGGTGCGCTGGCTGATCGGCTGGGCCGTAAGCGCGTATTTATCATAGGCAGCCTGTTGCTGTCTATCTACCCCGTAGCCTACGCACTGGAGCTACCACTAATCTTACTTATCCCATGCTGCCTCTTGAGTGGGCTAGGCCAGGCGCTACAGTCTGGTGCGTTGCTGCCCTTGGTACACAAGAGCTACGAAGAGGCAAAGCTAGGGCAAAAAGCCTACACCGCCTTTATGAGCAATACTCAGATGGCCGGTTTCATCTCTAGGGCTCTGAGCGGGGCTAGCGGTGCCGCACTGTACAGTTTTCACCCCAAACTAGCGTTTTTTGCTATGTCAGTTGTAGCCATGTTCGGCGCCATATTAGGGTTGTTTTTGCATGATGAAAAAATTACCGAAAAAACAGCCACTAATCGTGAGCATATTAAGAAAACTATCGCTCTCATGCGACACAATGAAGTCATTCTGTCTCTACTGGTGTCATTTGTACTCTTCAGCCTAATAGGCGAGGTGATCTGGACAGGGTACCAGTTGTTTTACGAGAATGACGGCCAGAGCGCCTTTACTATTGGGGTGCTTTTCTCGATTGTTGCTGTCTGTTCGGCAGCAGGCGCCTATGCTATCCGACATCTGTTTGCCAAGCTACATCCACTGCGTCTGATCCAGATGTGGGGGATTGGCATGCTAGTGACAGCAATTCTATTAAACCAACCCCTTATATGGCTGCGCTTGGTTGCCATTGTCCCTATGGGGATTATGTCTGGAACAGTTATTGGCACCCTGAATAGCGCGGTGCAGCAGGTGGTAGCCAATCGCTACCACTCTACTGCGCTGTCTGTAGTGAACCTGTTATGGTACGGCACTTATGGCATTGGGTCTGTTTGTGTGGGCGTACTATTTACGACTTTTGGCATAGCTACTACCAGAAGTATTTTGCTGGTGTGGGTGAGTGTTGTCAGTGTCGTTGTCCTGGTACGCGCCCGCACGCTCAGTAATCGTGCCAAGGCATATCGTATTCAGATGCCTGAACTAACCATAGAGTAGGGCAGATTTCAAAAACTATTGCAATTTTTAATGATATAGTGTACGATGTACACTATGCCAATTTATGAACATCAGCGCCAAGAGTGGTCTGAACGCATCCAAACTGGAGCCGAAGGTCTGCCGCTTTACCAGGGTGGCCCTGGCGTAGACTATAGCAACGCCCCAAACCCCGTCGCTGTAAGCGTAACTATGCTTCACGACCCCACATGGGAGCGAAATGACCTGGGAATGTACACTCTCCGGCCAGAAACCGAAGCGCTCATTGCACAGCGAGTGGGCGGCCATGAGCAATTTAGCGCCATAACCGGCTATGCTGATCGCCCCGACGTTCACGACCCTATCACCTTTGCCGCGCTTGAAGAGGTCGAGGAAGAAGCCAACATGACAGAAGAGGACCGCAGCAAACTAGATATCTATCTGGGGGTGCCGTTTGCTTTGCCACATAAGTATGAAGGCCCTCCAGACTCCAAAGAAGTTCAAGATTCAAAACTCGACCTGCTCGCACTGATAGGGGTATACACAGACCCGCTCAAACCAACCCTAAAGCCCAACAAGAGTGAAGTGGCCAGGTTCCAATGGGTAGCCCTGGGAGATATAAAACATACAGTAGATATTAATCCAGGCTACCGTGACCAAACCCTGCCGCACGCACTCGGTGCTTTGGCAGCATCACAAGAGGAATTGTCCAAAATACTGGGCGTGCAGCCCGGTCCCGACTGGCCAGCTCTTTAGGCTTGAATTGCTCAACACGAAAGAAACGACCCCGGACCAAGGGTCGTTTCTTGATTTGTTTGGTGGCGCTTTAGTCTTTGTTGTAGACGTTAATCTCGTTCATGGACCACCATGAGCCGGGATTGTCTTCGCTCAGTTCTGTCATGCGGATGTAACGTCCTACAATCCGTTGGTTGAACTGAATGGCGTAGAAGTCGGCGGACGCCACATAGTTGTCAGCTACGGTGGTAAAGTTCAGGTTATCGTCTGAGACTTCTACGCGTAACTTGTGTGGGCGATCGCCAGGCTGCGAGTAAGCACCCAGGTTATTCATAGACTTCAGCTCGCCAAGATCTACGGTCAGCCAGTGGCCATAAGTCATTGGGTTGCGAGTGGTCCAACGGGTGCTGTTATTGCTGTCCAAGATATGAGCCGGTACCTCGACATTGTCAGCATGCACACCGTACGCCTTCCAGGTTGCCTTGCCAGTGACGGGGTTAGGATCACGCGGTGTTTGAGCAAACTTGAACCAGTTTAGTTCTATCAGCTCACCACCGCCGGCACCCTTGGCCACAATATACAACGTGTGGCTGCCTGTCGTAGGCGTCACTGTTCCTGTTACGACAGGGGTGGTCGTGGAATCGTTAGGGCTAAAGGGTACGGTACCCAGCAGTGGACCAGTAGCGCTGTCTTGTCGAAATTCTAGATTGCCACTGCTCAGAGTACGGTAACGGATCTGGAAGCTCAGAGGCACTGCTGTCAGAGAAACATTGTTAAAGCGAAGCTCTTCGTTGTTAGCCAAGTAGACTGCTTTGCCGGACTTACCAGCGTCGGTGATAGACACGATCTGCTGGTTGGCAGGGTTAGAGGACGAGTAGTCCTCGGCCTCGAAGTACTTGGTGTCTACGTCTTCGTTGTTGTTGACGGGCATGTCCCACGTAAAGGTTGCCGCTGCGCCAGCAGGCAAAGTGTAGTGAAAAGCTGCATTGCCTTCGCGGACTACAAGATCACGTGACTGTGTGCCCGAGTTAAGGGCAATCAACGCGCGCTTGCCGTTGGGATTCTTGAAGGCAACTGTTTCGATAGAACCTTCACCGCAAGTGGTAGAACTAACACGTGTCGCGCCAGAGTCTACAAACTTGCCGTAGTGGGACAAGACGTAGTATTCGTTGTTAAATGCGACAGTGCCGGCATTGGTAACGGTCATGATACCGCGACAATTCTGGCAGCCAGAGGTCGTGTTGGTCTTTGGGCCCGCGTTTTCGTCCAGCGCCAAGTTCCAGTAAAGGGAAGAGCGGGAGTAGTTGCGGGCAGGGTTGATGATCATGTTGCGCATACCCCACCTAAAGTCATCGTCCCATTGTTCTACGGGTGTGTTGCTGCCGGTACACTCAGTCACCTGAATGGACTTGCTTGGGTGGGCCTTTTGCACCAACAGCTGCTTGGTGGATTCACCGTTATAGCAATGGAAGGCAGTGCCACTAACATACTGTGCAGCATTCGCATCAGATAGTATGGTCATTGGTGATGCTACGTCTGCCCAGTCTTCGTCGTGTGCCAAAAGTTTTGGCTTGGCCATGGTAGACGAGTTAACCAACGCACCCAGGTCATCTCGTATCAGCTTTGTCTGGTCAGGAGTAGAGAAGAACATGGAGTAGTTGGTTGTGCCAGTTAGTGGCTCGTTCTGAGGCGTGAAGTTGGTTGGCCAGATGCCGTTGGCAGTGTAGCCGTTGATTGCCTTGACCAAGTACGTTGCGTACGAACTATACAGCTCTGGTTTTAAGAACCCGAATGTCAGAGGATTCGGGAAGAACGGATTCTTCATCCAGGCCGGTGCCGTCCAGGGCGTAAAAGTTGTCTTTAGGTTAGGGTTGACCGTCTTTGCGTCTTGCAGACGTGGAATCATGTACTGCGAGTCGTGACTGATCGAGAAATTATTTTGCGGAGCATCGCTACCGCCCGGTGGATTATCGTTGTAGGTATATTCGCCCAGAGAGAAGTCGGTCACGCCCCATGGCACGCGGACAATATCTATACCCGCGCCCACCGACTTGCTAAAGAGCGCCGGGAAAACCAACCCCCGTTGCGCTGCAGTCAGCTTGGTAGAAAACAGATAAGCCGAGGACTCTGTCATGGTAGCACCCACGCCCTCCATGGTCTGGAAGGTTTTTGTTGGATCTACGCGTACAGACACCTCGTTTGCGGTGCTTGGTGAGTTAAGCGATATAGGCACATCCGCCTGGGGCTGCACCAACTTGGACTGGTCTGGCAGGGTTAGGCTGACCTTGGCCACATAATTGGTTGGCTGCTCTGGTGTCGCGTGTGCCACCGCTGGCAACACGCCAGCACTCGCCACCGCAAGCAACACGGCAGCGCATAGACCTGCCGAGATTCTACGTAGTTTTCCCCTCATTGATACCCCTAACTTTTAATGATTATTACAGAAGTAAGTATATGCGGTTTTGTTAAAGCTGTGAATCAGGCCCAAACAGACAGAGCGCGCGTTCTGTTGCCAGAAAACGCGCGCTCT is a window from the Verrucomicrobiia bacterium genome containing:
- the idi gene encoding isopentenyl-diphosphate Delta-isomerase, coding for MKNEELIVLLDEQGKPIGTAPKLASHHANTPLHAAFSCYVFNDKDEFLVTQRALSKKVWPGVWTNSVCGHPGPDETHQAAIERRAHDELGATLTDIQVILPDYRYKTPAFNGIVENEICPVFTARLKGGLAPNPEEVEDYSWLTWADYKADLQSHGEKYSYWAKDQLKQLAEKQLPPRRFS
- a CDS encoding carbohydrate-binding protein, with amino-acid sequence MRGKLRRISAGLCAAVLLAVASAGVLPAVAHATPEQPTNYVAKVSLTLPDQSKLVQPQADVPISLNSPSTANEVSVRVDPTKTFQTMEGVGATMTESSAYLFSTKLTAAQRGLVFPALFSKSVGAGIDIVRVPWGVTDFSLGEYTYNDNPPGGSDAPQNNFSISHDSQYMIPRLQDAKTVNPNLKTTFTPWTAPAWMKNPFFPNPLTFGFLKPELYSSYATYLVKAINGYTANGIWPTNFTPQNEPLTGTTNYSMFFSTPDQTKLIRDDLGALVNSSTMAKPKLLAHDEDWADVASPMTILSDANAAQYVSGTAFHCYNGESTKQLLVQKAHPSKSIQVTECTGSNTPVEQWDDDFRWGMRNMIINPARNYSRSSLYWNLALDENAGPKTNTTSGCQNCRGIMTVTNAGTVAFNNEYYVLSHYGKFVDSGATRVSSTTCGEGSIETVAFKNPNGKRALIALNSGTQSRDLVVREGNAAFHYTLPAGAAATFTWDMPVNNNEDVDTKYFEAEDYSSSNPANQQIVSITDAGKSGKAVYLANNEELRFNNVSLTAVPLSFQIRYRTLSSGNLEFRQDSATGPLLGTVPFSPNDSTTTPVVTGTVTPTTGSHTLYIVAKGAGGGELIELNWFKFAQTPRDPNPVTGKATWKAYGVHADNVEVPAHILDSNNSTRWTTRNPMTYGHWLTVDLGELKSMNNLGAYSQPGDRPHKLRVEVSDDNLNFTTVADNYVASADFYAIQFNQRIVGRYIRMTELSEDNPGSWWSMNEINVYNKD
- a CDS encoding MFS transporter, translating into MNNARAAKHNARLALSAQFLSNFAFILPIWLLYSVNELHLSAATATVVFMCVWFTGGILEIPTGALADRLGRKRVFIIGSLLLSIYPVAYALELPLILLIPCCLLSGLGQALQSGALLPLVHKSYEEAKLGQKAYTAFMSNTQMAGFISRALSGASGAALYSFHPKLAFFAMSVVAMFGAILGLFLHDEKITEKTATNREHIKKTIALMRHNEVILSLLVSFVLFSLIGEVIWTGYQLFYENDGQSAFTIGVLFSIVAVCSAAGAYAIRHLFAKLHPLRLIQMWGIGMLVTAILLNQPLIWLRLVAIVPMGIMSGTVIGTLNSAVQQVVANRYHSTALSVVNLLWYGTYGIGSVCVGVLFTTFGIATTRSILLVWVSVVSVVVLVRARTLSNRAKAYRIQMPELTIE
- a CDS encoding NUDIX hydrolase, with the translated sequence MSVPDDQPCPRCGRYKNRGLSIDAVIVRDGKILLGKRGAEPCKGQWATIGGYVEWGEKLEEALVREVFEETGLKVTSWRIINVYSDPARHPQQAVNVAYVAETQGDPRPGDDIEEVKWVPLDQIPDNLAFDHAKIIADYKAGASGSLDRS